One window from the genome of Gambusia affinis linkage group LG14, SWU_Gaff_1.0, whole genome shotgun sequence encodes:
- the pbxip1a gene encoding pre-B-cell leukemia transcription factor-interacting protein 1: MSDSSNSTGSTGSSTNSWTLLSPEEAAIENVGPADDGTESLGDAPSLSEEVAGAAVEEKPAEFPVETILSEEGHQVCQETSPESGEGPIPSSPSRLSPLPSNPLDTSYIDTESQPPVIHDIVTTSPSDNEPQGAMPLVGSIDLAAQLEIPAVDILLADPTESPPHVTDASAAAEAALHTPTDSEPTHASAVAGSDVWSSEPEVNVPTETLTAAEPPPRVEAEVSFAAEPPSPVPERLETGGSPEPETVGSAEAEGDVADAEKEEEMPSESQKVDKEEEEDQSSSMEMGEVNGFDDGLRRRNVPSFEAPRPRTSDEEDEEEEVEFKMAAKKEDKPWFSMNKCIVGALVLLFLGSLFLSGDIDSPELTDNDKVKDQMQDWLCSDPQDMKGLLDEMTEQITHLETKIQLRKEQLDLKMQAMAESDNEEDGAALDETKLQLEEELATLPMLSTELESLRARVNEYNQLAGMASSAPTSSSESDAEDAQGSQTAAGPERKQDTKLEKELHCLKDLLEDIKKRLGGTRKDEGNGKQVWENVDGIQKQLSKKVESWEKAKPHGPKWKGKKEKKQERDHWKKEEKKDKEWKHSKEEKKEKENSHKESWRKHQDEWQRRKGERRMDREERRKEKPWHSRPGKSSHQPGKSSHQPHHHQHHHNDFWRDQELKLHRNVRPQLGCSSLEDCASREGLYPVELAEFEELLEGYLSKLEGSSNESKDKLRKVTADFFEDGVFIHDRVRFGDFAEDVADVLEDMVDVVEGSYSLEEEMEEFEREALWKFAATA; the protein is encoded by the exons ATGTctgacagcagcaacagcacaGGCAGCACTGGCTCCTCCACCAACAGCTGGACCCTCCTCTCTCCTGAG GAGGCTGCCATTGAAAATGTTGGACCTGCAGACGACGGCACAGAGAGTCTGGGCGATGCCCCCAGTCTCTCCGAGGAGGTGGCAG GAGCTGCAGTAGAGGAGAAACCAGCTGAGTTCCCAGTAGAAACTATCTTGTCTGAAGAAGGCCATCAG GTGTGTCAGGAAACTTCCCCAGAGTCTGGCGAGGGTCCGATCCCTTCCAGCCCGTCCCGACTGAGCCCTCTCCCCTCCAACCCTCTGGATACCTCGTACATCGACACGGAGAGTCAGCCCCCGGTCATCCACGACATCGTGACCACCTCTCCCAGCGACAACGAGCCTCAGGGTGCCATGCCTTTGGTCGGCAGCATCGATCTGGCCGCTCAGCTGGAAATCCCAGCTGTTGATATTCTGCTAGCGGACCCCACCGAGTCTCCGCCTCACGTGACGGACGCCTCCGCCGCTGCCGAGGCTGCGCTCCACACGCCCACTGATTCTGAACCGACGCATGCGAGTGCTGTTGCCGGGAGTGACGTCTGGAGCTCTGAACCTGAGGTTAACGTTCCCACGGAGACCCTTACAGCCGCTGAGCCCCCGCCTCGTGTCGAGGCCGAGGTCAGCTTTGCTGCAGAGCCTCCCAGTCCGGTCCCAGAGCGACTGGAGACTGGAGGAAGTCCTGAGCCAGAGACGGTCGGCTCTGCTGAAGCAGAAGGCGACGTGGCTGATgctgagaaagaggaagaaatgcCATCCGAGTCACAGAAGGTGgataaagaagaagaggaag atcaGTCCAGCAGCATGGAGATGGGTGAAGTGAACGGCTTTGATGATGGACTAAGGCGGAGGAATGTTCCCTCCTTTGAAGCACCAAGACCAAGAACCTCTGATgaggaggacgaggaagaggaggttgAGTTCAAGATGGCGGCGAAAAAGGAGGACAAGCCGTGGTTCTCCATGAACAAATGCATTGTGGGTGCTTTGGTCCTGCTCTTCTtaggttccctgtttctgtcaG GGGACATTGACAGCCCTGAATTGACTGACAACGACAAGGTCAAAGACCAAATGCAG GACTGGCTTTGCAGTGATCCACAGGATATGAAAGGGCTGCTGGATGAAATGACAGAGCAAATCACTCATCTGGAGACTAAAATTCAG CTTAGGAAAGAACAACTTGATTTGAAAATGCAGGCGATGGCTGAGAGTGACAACGAAGAGGACGGAGCTGCTCTGGACGAGACGAAGTtacagctggaggaggagctggcgACCCTGCCTATGCTGAGCACAGAGCTGGAGAGTCTGCGGGCCCGAGTGAATGAATACAACCAGCTCGCAG GAATGGCGTCGTCTGCTCCCACTTCATCTTCTGAGTCTGATGCCGAAGACGCTCAGGGCTCCCAGACAGCAGCCGGACCAGAGAGGAAGCAGGACACAAAGCTGGAGAAGGAGCTCCACTGTTTGAAGGATCTGTTGGAAGACATCAAGAAAAGACTGGGAGGGACGAGAAAGGACGAAGGGAATGGCAAGCAGGTTTGGGAGAACGTAGATGGGATCCAGAAGCAGCTTTCCAAAAAGGTGGAGAGTTGGGAGAAGGCGAAGCCACATGGGCCAAAATGGAAagggaagaaagagaaaaaacaggagCGGGACCACtggaagaaagaggagaagaaggacaAGGAGTGGAAGCACAGcaaggaagagaagaaggaaaaggaaaactcCCACAAAGAGTCCTGGAGGAAACACCAGGACGAGTGGCAGAGGAGGAAGGGCGAGCGCAGAATGGAccgggaggagaggaggaaggagaagcCATGGCACAGCCGGCCGGGGAAAAGCTCTCATCAACCGGGAAAAAGCTCCCATCAGCCACATCACCATCAGCACCACCACAACGACTTCTGGAGGGACCAGGAGCTCAAGCTGCACCGCAACGTCCGCCCCCAGCTGGGCTGCTCCTCCCTGGAGGACTGCGCCTCCAGGGAGGGTCTGTACCCGGTGGAGCTGGCTGAGTTCGAGGAGCTGCTGGAGGGCTACCTGAGCAAGCTGGAGGGCTCCTCCAACGAGAGCAAGGACAAGCTCCGCAAGGTCACCGCAGACTTCTTCGAGGACGGCGTCTTCATCCACGACCGCGTGCGCTTCGGGGACTTCGCCGAGGACGTGGCGGACGTCCTGGAAGACATGGTGGACGTCGTGGAGGGCAGCTACTCCCtcgaggaggagatggaggagttCGAGCGGGAGGCGCTGTGGAAGTTTGCCGCCACAGCTTAA
- the cks1b gene encoding cyclin-dependent kinases regulatory subunit 1: MSHKQIYYSDKYDDDKYEYRHVMLPKDIAKRVPKTHLMSETEWRNLGVQQSQGWVHYMIHQPEPHILLFRRPLPNPKS, translated from the exons ATGTCTCACAAACAGATCTACTACTCTGACAAATATGACGATGACAAATACGAATACAG ACATGTAATGTTGCCCAAAGACATCGCAAAACGTGTACCCAAGACCCACTTGATGTCTGAGACCGAGTGGAGGAACCTGGGGGTCCAGCAGAGCCAGGGATGGGTGCATTACATGATCCATCAACCAG AACCTCACATCTTGCTGTTCCGGCGCCCTCTGCCTAACCCCaagtcttaa